From the genome of Gracilinanus agilis isolate LMUSP501 chromosome 2, AgileGrace, whole genome shotgun sequence, one region includes:
- the SEMA4B gene encoding semaphorin-4B isoform X3 — protein sequence MKSIWQPLVMAAYLSPGSQERTVRRFEAEGITNYTALLLSKDGKTLFVGAREALFALTSSSSFLPGGHYQKLIWSADPEKKHQCVFKGKDSQRDCHNYIKLLQQLNSTHLYTCGTAAFSPVCAYINIQNFSLEQDGAGNVLLEDGKGRCPFDPEYKSTAIMVDGKLYAGTVSNFQGNEPTISQSQGNRLTLKTENSLNWLQDPAFVSSAYIPESLDNPRGDDDKIYFFFSETGKEFDFFENTIVSRIARVCKGDLGGERVLQRRWTSFLKAQLLCSRPSDGFPFNVLQDVFVLSPGPKDWQDTLFYGVFTSQWHQGAAGGSAICVFTMQDVESAFSGLYKEVNRETQQWYTVMDSPTPRPGACITNSAREKKINSSLQLPDRVLNFLKDHFLMDRQVRSNPLLLQPRARYQRLSVHRVAGLHRSYDVLFLGTSDGRLHKTVHSRQRVHIIEEIQLFPPDHPVQNLLLDPQRGLLYASSYSAVVQVSVANCSVYTSCGECILSRDPYCAWSGTACRDVRHYQPDLASQPWVQDIEDADTEQLCNGSAVSRRPSAFSGETSCKQVHFQPNTVNTLTCRLLSNLASRRWLHNGAPVNHSASYRVLPSGDLLLVGSQDGLGSFQCWSLEESFQQLVASYCVEATEGAADGEEGSNIPFIINTSRVSSPANGKAALAPYKTYWNEFLLMCGLFGFAVVLLALFFLYRHRDGMKLFLKQGECASVHPRTRPVMLPSENRSLNGGGPPSALPDHKGYQALADSSPGLRAFTESEKRPLSIQDSFVEVSPTCPRPRVRLGSEIRDSVV from the exons ATGAAGAGCATTTGGCAGCCCCTAGTGATGGCAGCGTATCTCTCCCCAGGCTCACAGGAGCGGACGGTGCGGAGGTTTGAAGCAGAGGGCATCACCAACTACACAGCACTGCTGCTGAGCAAAGATGGGAAAACCCTATTTGTGGGGGCCCGAGAGGCCCTCTTTGCCCTCACCAGCAGTAGCAGTTTCCTGCCCGGGGGGCACTACCAGAAG CTGATATGGAGTGCCGATCCAGAGAAGAAGCACCAGTGTGTCTTCAAGGGCAAGGACTCACAG AGGGACTGTCACAACTACATCAAGCTTCTCCAGCAGCTCAATAGCACCCACTTGTACACCTGTGGCACGGCTGCCTTCAGCCCCGTCTGTGCCTACATA AACATTCAGAACTTCAGCTTGGAGCAAGATGGAGCAGGGAATGTCCTGCTTGAGGATGGGAAGGGTCGCTGTCCGTTTGACCCAGAGTACAAGTCCACAGCTATCATGGTTG ATGGTAAGCTTTATGCCGGAACAGTCAGCAACTTCCAGGGGAATGAGCCAACCATCTCCCAGAGCCAGGGGAATCGCCTCACCCTCAAGACTGAAAACTCCCTCAACTGGCTTCAAG ACCCGGCCTTTGTGAGCTCCGCTTACATTCCCGAGAGCCTGGACAACCCTCGAGGGGACGATGACAAGATCTACTTCTTCTTCAGCGAGACCGGAAAGGAGTTTGACTTCTTTGAGAACACCATCGTGTCCCGGATTGCCCGTGTGTGCAAG GGAGACCTGGGTGGGGAGAGAGTACTGCAGAGACGCTGGACATCTTTCTTGAAAGCCCAGTTGCTTTGCTCCCGGCCATCTGACGGCTTCCCCTTCAATGTGCTCCAAGATGTCTTTGTGCTGAGCCCTGGCCCCAAGGACTGGCAGGACACCCTCTTCTATGGCGTCTTCACTTCCCAGTG GCACCAGGGTGCTGCGGGGGGCTCAGCCATCTGTGTCTTCACCATGCAGGATGTGGAGAGTGCCTTCAGCGGCCTCTACAAGGAAGTAAACCGAgagacccagcagtggtacacAGTGATGGATTCGCCTACACCCCGGCCAGGAGCG TGCATTACGAATAGTGCCCGGGAAAAGAAGATAAACTCCTCTCTGCAGCTCCCTGACCGGGTACTCAACTTCCTCAAAGATCACTTTTTGATGGATCGGCAGGTCCGGAGCAACCCGCTGCTGCTGCAGCCCAGGGCCCGTTACCAGCGCCTCTCGGTGCATCGAGTGGCGGGCCTGCACCGCTCTTACGACGTCCTCTTCCTGGGCACGA GTGACGGCCGCCTGCACAAAACTGTGCATTCGAGGCAGAGGGTGCACATCATCGAGGAGATCCAGCTCTTCCCACCTGACCACCCTGTCCAGAATTTACTGTTGGACCCCCAGAGA GGACTGCTCTATGCTTCCTCCTACTCGGCCGTGGTTCAGGTGTCTGTGGCTAACTGCAGCGTCTACACGAGCTGCGGGGAATGCATCCTGTCTCGAGACCCGTACTGTGCCTGGAGCGGCACCGCCTGCAGGGACGTCAGGCACTACCAGCCTGATCTGGCCTCCCA GCCATGGGTACAGGACATCGAAGATGCCGACACGGAGCAGCTCTGCAACGGTTCTGCCGTCAGCCGCCGGCCTTCTGCGTTCTCAGGTGAG ACATCGTGCAAGCAAGTACACTTCCAGCCCAACACAGTGAACACCCTGACTTGCCGGCTGCTCTCCAACCTGGCATCCCGGCGCTGGCTCCACAACGGGGCGCCCGTGAACCACTCTGCCTCTTACCGCGTGCTGCCCAGCGGGGACCTGCTCCTGGTGGGCAGCCAGGACGGCCTGGGCTCTTTCCAGTGCTGGTCCCTAGAGGAGAGCTTCCAGCAGCTCGTGGCCAGCTACTGCGTGGAGGccactgagggggcagctgacgGGGAGGAGGGCTCGAACATCCCGTTCATCATCAACACGTCCCGGGTGAGCTCCCCTGCCAACGGCAAGGCCGCTCTGGCCCCTTACAAAACCTACTGGAACGAGTTCTTGCTCATGTGCGGTCTGTTTGGATTTGCCGTCGTGCTTCTCgccctcttcttcctctaccGCCACCGGGACGGCATGAAGCTCTTCCTCAAACAGGGAGAGTGTGCCAGCGTACATCCCCGGACCCGGCCCGTGATGCTTCCCTCAGAAAACCGGTCCCTCAATGGGGGAGGCCCGCCGAGCGCCCTGCCCGACCACAAAGGTTACCAGGCCCTGGCCGACAGCTCTCCAGGGCTCCGGGCCTTCACCGAGTCGGAAAAGAGGCCACTCAGTATTCAGGACAGCTTTGTGGAGGTGTCTCCCACGTGCCCCCGGCCCCGGGTACGGCTGGGCTCTGAGATTCGTGACTCTGTGGTATGA
- the CIB1 gene encoding calcium and integrin-binding protein 1 isoform X1, whose protein sequence is MGSSTSQLSKELLSEYQELTFLTKQEILLAHKTFNELLPPESQNVVDSLTAQVSRVPTEKVLTLPELKANPFKDRICRVFSTAPERDSLSFEDFLDLLSVFSDAATPDIKSHYAFRIFDFDDDGTLNKEDLKQLVNRLTGAEEDTQLSPSEMNQLIQNILEESDIDRDGTINLSEFQHVISRSPDFTSSFKIVL, encoded by the exons ATGGGCAGTTCGACCAGCCAGCTCTCCAAGGAGCTGCTGTCGGAGTACCAG GAATTAACGTTCCTGACGAAGCAGGAGATTCTCCT GGCCCACAAGACATTTAATGAGCTGCTGCCTCCAGAGTCTCAGAATGTGGTGGACTCTCTGACGGCCCAGGTATCCAGGGTACCCACCGAGAAGGTCCTAACACTTCCAGAGCTCAAG GCCAACCCCTTCAAGGACCGTATTTGCCGTGTGTTCTCCACAGCACCAGAAAGAGACAGCTTGAGCTTTGAGGACTTCTTGGACCTCCTCAGTGTCTTCAGTGATGCAGCTACCCCTGACATTAAGTCCCACTATGCCTTCCGCATCTTCG ATTTTGATGATGATGGGACCTTGAACAAAGAGGATCTGAAGCAGCTAGTGAACCGCCTTACTGGGGCAGAGGAGGACACTCAACTCAGTCCCTCTGAGATGAATCAGCTCATTCAGAAT ATCTTAGAAGAGTCTGACATCGATAGGGATGGCACCATCAACCTCTCAGAGTTCCAACATGTCATCTCCCGTTCACCTGATTTCACCAG CTCCTTTAAGATTGTCCTGTGA
- the SEMA4B gene encoding semaphorin-4B isoform X2 translates to MKSIWQPLVMAAYLSPGSQERTVRRFEAEGITNYTALLLSKDGKTLFVGAREALFALTSSSSFLPGGHYQKLIWSADPEKKHQCVFKGKDSQRDCHNYIKLLQQLNSTHLYTCGTAAFSPVCAYINIQNFSLEQDGAGNVLLEDGKGRCPFDPEYKSTAIMVDGKLYAGTVSNFQGNEPTISQSQGNRLTLKTENSLNWLQDPAFVSSAYIPESLDNPRGDDDKIYFFFSETGKEFDFFENTIVSRIARVCKGDLGGERVLQRRWTSFLKAQLLCSRPSDGFPFNVLQDVFVLSPGPKDWQDTLFYGVFTSQWHQGAAGGSAICVFTMQDVESAFSGLYKEVNRETQQWYTVMDSPTPRPGACITNSAREKKINSSLQLPDRVLNFLKDHFLMDRQVRSNPLLLQPRARYQRLSVHRVAGLHRSYDVLFLGTSDGRLHKTVHSRQRVHIIEEIQLFPPDHPVQNLLLDPQRVSKDTLERKGCKGLLYASSYSAVVQVSVANCSVYTSCGECILSRDPYCAWSGTACRDVRHYQPDLASQPWVQDIEDADTEQLCNGSAVSRRPSAFSGETSCKQVHFQPNTVNTLTCRLLSNLASRRWLHNGAPVNHSASYRVLPSGDLLLVGSQDGLGSFQCWSLEESFQQLVASYCVEATEGAADGEEGSNIPFIINTSRVSSPANGKAALAPYKTYWNEFLLMCGLFGFAVVLLALFFLYRHRDGMKLFLKQGECASVHPRTRPVMLPSENRSLNGGGPPSALPDHKGYQALADSSPGLRAFTESEKRPLSIQDSFVEVSPTCPRPRVRLGSEIRDSVV, encoded by the exons ATGAAGAGCATTTGGCAGCCCCTAGTGATGGCAGCGTATCTCTCCCCAGGCTCACAGGAGCGGACGGTGCGGAGGTTTGAAGCAGAGGGCATCACCAACTACACAGCACTGCTGCTGAGCAAAGATGGGAAAACCCTATTTGTGGGGGCCCGAGAGGCCCTCTTTGCCCTCACCAGCAGTAGCAGTTTCCTGCCCGGGGGGCACTACCAGAAG CTGATATGGAGTGCCGATCCAGAGAAGAAGCACCAGTGTGTCTTCAAGGGCAAGGACTCACAG AGGGACTGTCACAACTACATCAAGCTTCTCCAGCAGCTCAATAGCACCCACTTGTACACCTGTGGCACGGCTGCCTTCAGCCCCGTCTGTGCCTACATA AACATTCAGAACTTCAGCTTGGAGCAAGATGGAGCAGGGAATGTCCTGCTTGAGGATGGGAAGGGTCGCTGTCCGTTTGACCCAGAGTACAAGTCCACAGCTATCATGGTTG ATGGTAAGCTTTATGCCGGAACAGTCAGCAACTTCCAGGGGAATGAGCCAACCATCTCCCAGAGCCAGGGGAATCGCCTCACCCTCAAGACTGAAAACTCCCTCAACTGGCTTCAAG ACCCGGCCTTTGTGAGCTCCGCTTACATTCCCGAGAGCCTGGACAACCCTCGAGGGGACGATGACAAGATCTACTTCTTCTTCAGCGAGACCGGAAAGGAGTTTGACTTCTTTGAGAACACCATCGTGTCCCGGATTGCCCGTGTGTGCAAG GGAGACCTGGGTGGGGAGAGAGTACTGCAGAGACGCTGGACATCTTTCTTGAAAGCCCAGTTGCTTTGCTCCCGGCCATCTGACGGCTTCCCCTTCAATGTGCTCCAAGATGTCTTTGTGCTGAGCCCTGGCCCCAAGGACTGGCAGGACACCCTCTTCTATGGCGTCTTCACTTCCCAGTG GCACCAGGGTGCTGCGGGGGGCTCAGCCATCTGTGTCTTCACCATGCAGGATGTGGAGAGTGCCTTCAGCGGCCTCTACAAGGAAGTAAACCGAgagacccagcagtggtacacAGTGATGGATTCGCCTACACCCCGGCCAGGAGCG TGCATTACGAATAGTGCCCGGGAAAAGAAGATAAACTCCTCTCTGCAGCTCCCTGACCGGGTACTCAACTTCCTCAAAGATCACTTTTTGATGGATCGGCAGGTCCGGAGCAACCCGCTGCTGCTGCAGCCCAGGGCCCGTTACCAGCGCCTCTCGGTGCATCGAGTGGCGGGCCTGCACCGCTCTTACGACGTCCTCTTCCTGGGCACGA GTGACGGCCGCCTGCACAAAACTGTGCATTCGAGGCAGAGGGTGCACATCATCGAGGAGATCCAGCTCTTCCCACCTGACCACCCTGTCCAGAATTTACTGTTGGACCCCCAGAGAGTAAGCAAGGATACACTTGAGAGGAAGGGATGCAAA GGACTGCTCTATGCTTCCTCCTACTCGGCCGTGGTTCAGGTGTCTGTGGCTAACTGCAGCGTCTACACGAGCTGCGGGGAATGCATCCTGTCTCGAGACCCGTACTGTGCCTGGAGCGGCACCGCCTGCAGGGACGTCAGGCACTACCAGCCTGATCTGGCCTCCCA GCCATGGGTACAGGACATCGAAGATGCCGACACGGAGCAGCTCTGCAACGGTTCTGCCGTCAGCCGCCGGCCTTCTGCGTTCTCAGGTGAG ACATCGTGCAAGCAAGTACACTTCCAGCCCAACACAGTGAACACCCTGACTTGCCGGCTGCTCTCCAACCTGGCATCCCGGCGCTGGCTCCACAACGGGGCGCCCGTGAACCACTCTGCCTCTTACCGCGTGCTGCCCAGCGGGGACCTGCTCCTGGTGGGCAGCCAGGACGGCCTGGGCTCTTTCCAGTGCTGGTCCCTAGAGGAGAGCTTCCAGCAGCTCGTGGCCAGCTACTGCGTGGAGGccactgagggggcagctgacgGGGAGGAGGGCTCGAACATCCCGTTCATCATCAACACGTCCCGGGTGAGCTCCCCTGCCAACGGCAAGGCCGCTCTGGCCCCTTACAAAACCTACTGGAACGAGTTCTTGCTCATGTGCGGTCTGTTTGGATTTGCCGTCGTGCTTCTCgccctcttcttcctctaccGCCACCGGGACGGCATGAAGCTCTTCCTCAAACAGGGAGAGTGTGCCAGCGTACATCCCCGGACCCGGCCCGTGATGCTTCCCTCAGAAAACCGGTCCCTCAATGGGGGAGGCCCGCCGAGCGCCCTGCCCGACCACAAAGGTTACCAGGCCCTGGCCGACAGCTCTCCAGGGCTCCGGGCCTTCACCGAGTCGGAAAAGAGGCCACTCAGTATTCAGGACAGCTTTGTGGAGGTGTCTCCCACGTGCCCCCGGCCCCGGGTACGGCTGGGCTCTGAGATTCGTGACTCTGTGGTATGA
- the GDPGP1 gene encoding GDP-D-glucose phosphorylase 1 isoform X1: MYVLFENLIHHLHGDLEETLPGRTWDLYHYHMAVPQNINEPSNLPPLSNGCDEQSRLSVGLGVLDFVYRQEELRVKGIQWQTSESGELCPPLLSRFDCVLQSSWKQRMEQGLFRYCLGELQTQILPGPLGFVAQLNVERGVQRRPPQNIQSVRQAFDPQQFHFNKIQPGEILFHLCRDPGFPMALQCTEVLVIINVSPLEWGHVLFVPEPTQGLPQILMPDPLQFGIEAVMLSTHPGFRVGFNSLGGLASVNHLHLHGYYLAHKLPVETAPSQPLDPNGHIHLLEGLPAPGFLFFVDEPGPKLEALVGRVCQVTNYLADQEIAHNLFVTRGAPPGNPPSSLTYSGIRVILWARKSRFGVKEGEAFNVALCELAGHLPVKTSQDFHSLTEASAVNLIQQSLLPPSQFLQLQEALVSLLE, encoded by the exons ATGTATGTGCTCTTTGAAAACTTAATTCACCATCTACATG GTGACCTGGAGGAAACCCTGCCTGGTAGAACTTGGGATTTGTACCATTATCATATGGCTGTACCACAGAATATAAATGAACCTTCAAATTTACCACCTCTGAGCAATGGCTGTGATGAACAGTCAAGACTCTCGGTTGGGCTGGGAGTATTAGATTTTGTGTATCGCCAGGAGGAGCTGAGAGTGAAAGGGATACAGTGGCAGACTAGTGAGTCTGGTGAACTGTGTCCCCCTTTGCTGTCTCGCTTTGATTGTGTCCTCCAGTCATCTTGGAAACAACGGATGGAACAAGGATTGTTTCGTTACTGCCTTGGGGAACTGCAGACCCAAATCCTACCTGGCCCTCTGGGTTTTGTGGCTCAGCTGAATGTGGAGCGAGGTGTACAGAGAAGACCCCCTCAGAACATCCAGAGTGTGAGGCAGGCATTTGACCCTCAGCAGTTCCATTTCAATAAGATCCAACCAGGAGAAATCCTCTTCCACCTGTGCCGAGATCCAGGCTTTCCAATGGCTCTCCAGTGCACTGAGGTCCTGGTAATTATCAATGTCAGTCCCTTGGAATGGGGACATGTGCTTTTTGTGCCAGAGCCCACCCAAGGGCTACCACAGATTCTCATGCCAGACCCATTACAATTTGGGATAGAGGCTGTCATGCTTAGCACTCACCCAGGCTTCCGTGTGGGCTTCAACAGCCTAGGTGGCTTGGCTTCTGTCAACCACTTACATCTGCATGGCTACTATCTAGCCCACAAACTGCCAGTAGAGACAGCTCCAAGCCAGCCACTAGATCCCAATGGTCATATCCACCTACTAGAAGGACTCCCAGCCCCTGGCTTCCTATTTTTTGTTGATGAGCCAGGACCAAAGTTGGAGGCATTGGTAGGCAGGGTCTGTCAAGTCACCAACTACCTGGCTGACCAGGAGATTGCACATAACTTATTTGTGACCCGAGGGGCCCCGCCTGGAAACCCACCATCCTCATTGACCTATTCTGGTATCCGGGTCATCCTTTGGGCCCGGAAGTCCAGATTTGGAGTTAAGGAAGGGGAGGCTTTCAATGTGGCACTTTGTGAACTGGCAGGACACCTTCCTGTTAAAACTTCCCAGGATTTCCACAGTTTGACTGAAGCTTCAGCTGTGAATCTCATTCAGCAATCTCTCCTGCCTCCATCCCAGTTTTTACAACTTCAAGAAGCTCTGGTGTCCCTCCTGGAATAG
- the CIB1 gene encoding calcium and integrin-binding protein 1 isoform X2: protein MAHKTFNELLPPESQNVVDSLTAQVSRVPTEKVLTLPELKANPFKDRICRVFSTAPERDSLSFEDFLDLLSVFSDAATPDIKSHYAFRIFDFDDDGTLNKEDLKQLVNRLTGAEEDTQLSPSEMNQLIQNILEESDIDRDGTINLSEFQHVISRSPDFTSSFKIVL, encoded by the exons AT GGCCCACAAGACATTTAATGAGCTGCTGCCTCCAGAGTCTCAGAATGTGGTGGACTCTCTGACGGCCCAGGTATCCAGGGTACCCACCGAGAAGGTCCTAACACTTCCAGAGCTCAAG GCCAACCCCTTCAAGGACCGTATTTGCCGTGTGTTCTCCACAGCACCAGAAAGAGACAGCTTGAGCTTTGAGGACTTCTTGGACCTCCTCAGTGTCTTCAGTGATGCAGCTACCCCTGACATTAAGTCCCACTATGCCTTCCGCATCTTCG ATTTTGATGATGATGGGACCTTGAACAAAGAGGATCTGAAGCAGCTAGTGAACCGCCTTACTGGGGCAGAGGAGGACACTCAACTCAGTCCCTCTGAGATGAATCAGCTCATTCAGAAT ATCTTAGAAGAGTCTGACATCGATAGGGATGGCACCATCAACCTCTCAGAGTTCCAACATGTCATCTCCCGTTCACCTGATTTCACCAG CTCCTTTAAGATTGTCCTGTGA
- the SEMA4B gene encoding semaphorin-4B isoform X1: MKSIWQPLVMAAYLSPGSQERTVRRFEAEGITNYTALLLSKDGKTLFVGAREALFALTSSSSFLPGGHYQKLIWSADPEKKHQCVFKGKDSQRDCHNYIKLLQQLNSTHLYTCGTAAFSPVCAYINIQNFSLEQDGAGNVLLEDGKGRCPFDPEYKSTAIMVDGKLYAGTVSNFQGNEPTISQSQGNRLTLKTENSLNWLQDPAFVSSAYIPESLDNPRGDDDKIYFFFSETGKEFDFFENTIVSRIARVCKGDLGGERVLQRRWTSFLKAQLLCSRPSDGFPFNVLQDVFVLSPGPKDWQDTLFYGVFTSQWHQGAAGGSAICVFTMQDVESAFSGLYKEVNRETQQWYTVMDSPTPRPGACITNSAREKKINSSLQLPDRVLNFLKDHFLMDRQVRSNPLLLQPRARYQRLSVHRVAGLHRSYDVLFLGTSDGRLHKTVHSRQRVHIIEEIQLFPPDHPVQNLLLDPQRGLLYASSYSAVVQVSVANCSVYTSCGECILSRDPYCAWSGTACRDVRHYQPDLASQPWVQDIEDADTEQLCNGSAVSRRPSAFSDKTSCKQVHFQPNTVNTLTCRLLSNLASRRWLHNGAPVNHSASYRVLPSGDLLLVGSQDGLGSFQCWSLEESFQQLVASYCVEATEGAADGEEGSNIPFIINTSRVSSPANGKAALAPYKTYWNEFLLMCGLFGFAVVLLALFFLYRHRDGMKLFLKQGECASVHPRTRPVMLPSENRSLNGGGPPSALPDHKGYQALADSSPGLRAFTESEKRPLSIQDSFVEVSPTCPRPRVRLGSEIRDSVV, from the exons ATGAAGAGCATTTGGCAGCCCCTAGTGATGGCAGCGTATCTCTCCCCAGGCTCACAGGAGCGGACGGTGCGGAGGTTTGAAGCAGAGGGCATCACCAACTACACAGCACTGCTGCTGAGCAAAGATGGGAAAACCCTATTTGTGGGGGCCCGAGAGGCCCTCTTTGCCCTCACCAGCAGTAGCAGTTTCCTGCCCGGGGGGCACTACCAGAAG CTGATATGGAGTGCCGATCCAGAGAAGAAGCACCAGTGTGTCTTCAAGGGCAAGGACTCACAG AGGGACTGTCACAACTACATCAAGCTTCTCCAGCAGCTCAATAGCACCCACTTGTACACCTGTGGCACGGCTGCCTTCAGCCCCGTCTGTGCCTACATA AACATTCAGAACTTCAGCTTGGAGCAAGATGGAGCAGGGAATGTCCTGCTTGAGGATGGGAAGGGTCGCTGTCCGTTTGACCCAGAGTACAAGTCCACAGCTATCATGGTTG ATGGTAAGCTTTATGCCGGAACAGTCAGCAACTTCCAGGGGAATGAGCCAACCATCTCCCAGAGCCAGGGGAATCGCCTCACCCTCAAGACTGAAAACTCCCTCAACTGGCTTCAAG ACCCGGCCTTTGTGAGCTCCGCTTACATTCCCGAGAGCCTGGACAACCCTCGAGGGGACGATGACAAGATCTACTTCTTCTTCAGCGAGACCGGAAAGGAGTTTGACTTCTTTGAGAACACCATCGTGTCCCGGATTGCCCGTGTGTGCAAG GGAGACCTGGGTGGGGAGAGAGTACTGCAGAGACGCTGGACATCTTTCTTGAAAGCCCAGTTGCTTTGCTCCCGGCCATCTGACGGCTTCCCCTTCAATGTGCTCCAAGATGTCTTTGTGCTGAGCCCTGGCCCCAAGGACTGGCAGGACACCCTCTTCTATGGCGTCTTCACTTCCCAGTG GCACCAGGGTGCTGCGGGGGGCTCAGCCATCTGTGTCTTCACCATGCAGGATGTGGAGAGTGCCTTCAGCGGCCTCTACAAGGAAGTAAACCGAgagacccagcagtggtacacAGTGATGGATTCGCCTACACCCCGGCCAGGAGCG TGCATTACGAATAGTGCCCGGGAAAAGAAGATAAACTCCTCTCTGCAGCTCCCTGACCGGGTACTCAACTTCCTCAAAGATCACTTTTTGATGGATCGGCAGGTCCGGAGCAACCCGCTGCTGCTGCAGCCCAGGGCCCGTTACCAGCGCCTCTCGGTGCATCGAGTGGCGGGCCTGCACCGCTCTTACGACGTCCTCTTCCTGGGCACGA GTGACGGCCGCCTGCACAAAACTGTGCATTCGAGGCAGAGGGTGCACATCATCGAGGAGATCCAGCTCTTCCCACCTGACCACCCTGTCCAGAATTTACTGTTGGACCCCCAGAGA GGACTGCTCTATGCTTCCTCCTACTCGGCCGTGGTTCAGGTGTCTGTGGCTAACTGCAGCGTCTACACGAGCTGCGGGGAATGCATCCTGTCTCGAGACCCGTACTGTGCCTGGAGCGGCACCGCCTGCAGGGACGTCAGGCACTACCAGCCTGATCTGGCCTCCCA GCCATGGGTACAGGACATCGAAGATGCCGACACGGAGCAGCTCTGCAACGGTTCTGCCGTCAGCCGCCGGCCTTCTGCGTTCTCAG ACAAGACATCGTGCAAGCAAGTACACTTCCAGCCCAACACAGTGAACACCCTGACTTGCCGGCTGCTCTCCAACCTGGCATCCCGGCGCTGGCTCCACAACGGGGCGCCCGTGAACCACTCTGCCTCTTACCGCGTGCTGCCCAGCGGGGACCTGCTCCTGGTGGGCAGCCAGGACGGCCTGGGCTCTTTCCAGTGCTGGTCCCTAGAGGAGAGCTTCCAGCAGCTCGTGGCCAGCTACTGCGTGGAGGccactgagggggcagctgacgGGGAGGAGGGCTCGAACATCCCGTTCATCATCAACACGTCCCGGGTGAGCTCCCCTGCCAACGGCAAGGCCGCTCTGGCCCCTTACAAAACCTACTGGAACGAGTTCTTGCTCATGTGCGGTCTGTTTGGATTTGCCGTCGTGCTTCTCgccctcttcttcctctaccGCCACCGGGACGGCATGAAGCTCTTCCTCAAACAGGGAGAGTGTGCCAGCGTACATCCCCGGACCCGGCCCGTGATGCTTCCCTCAGAAAACCGGTCCCTCAATGGGGGAGGCCCGCCGAGCGCCCTGCCCGACCACAAAGGTTACCAGGCCCTGGCCGACAGCTCTCCAGGGCTCCGGGCCTTCACCGAGTCGGAAAAGAGGCCACTCAGTATTCAGGACAGCTTTGTGGAGGTGTCTCCCACGTGCCCCCGGCCCCGGGTACGGCTGGGCTCTGAGATTCGTGACTCTGTGGTATGA
- the GDPGP1 gene encoding GDP-D-glucose phosphorylase 1 isoform X2, giving the protein MAVPQNINEPSNLPPLSNGCDEQSRLSVGLGVLDFVYRQEELRVKGIQWQTSESGELCPPLLSRFDCVLQSSWKQRMEQGLFRYCLGELQTQILPGPLGFVAQLNVERGVQRRPPQNIQSVRQAFDPQQFHFNKIQPGEILFHLCRDPGFPMALQCTEVLVIINVSPLEWGHVLFVPEPTQGLPQILMPDPLQFGIEAVMLSTHPGFRVGFNSLGGLASVNHLHLHGYYLAHKLPVETAPSQPLDPNGHIHLLEGLPAPGFLFFVDEPGPKLEALVGRVCQVTNYLADQEIAHNLFVTRGAPPGNPPSSLTYSGIRVILWARKSRFGVKEGEAFNVALCELAGHLPVKTSQDFHSLTEASAVNLIQQSLLPPSQFLQLQEALVSLLE; this is encoded by the coding sequence ATGGCTGTACCACAGAATATAAATGAACCTTCAAATTTACCACCTCTGAGCAATGGCTGTGATGAACAGTCAAGACTCTCGGTTGGGCTGGGAGTATTAGATTTTGTGTATCGCCAGGAGGAGCTGAGAGTGAAAGGGATACAGTGGCAGACTAGTGAGTCTGGTGAACTGTGTCCCCCTTTGCTGTCTCGCTTTGATTGTGTCCTCCAGTCATCTTGGAAACAACGGATGGAACAAGGATTGTTTCGTTACTGCCTTGGGGAACTGCAGACCCAAATCCTACCTGGCCCTCTGGGTTTTGTGGCTCAGCTGAATGTGGAGCGAGGTGTACAGAGAAGACCCCCTCAGAACATCCAGAGTGTGAGGCAGGCATTTGACCCTCAGCAGTTCCATTTCAATAAGATCCAACCAGGAGAAATCCTCTTCCACCTGTGCCGAGATCCAGGCTTTCCAATGGCTCTCCAGTGCACTGAGGTCCTGGTAATTATCAATGTCAGTCCCTTGGAATGGGGACATGTGCTTTTTGTGCCAGAGCCCACCCAAGGGCTACCACAGATTCTCATGCCAGACCCATTACAATTTGGGATAGAGGCTGTCATGCTTAGCACTCACCCAGGCTTCCGTGTGGGCTTCAACAGCCTAGGTGGCTTGGCTTCTGTCAACCACTTACATCTGCATGGCTACTATCTAGCCCACAAACTGCCAGTAGAGACAGCTCCAAGCCAGCCACTAGATCCCAATGGTCATATCCACCTACTAGAAGGACTCCCAGCCCCTGGCTTCCTATTTTTTGTTGATGAGCCAGGACCAAAGTTGGAGGCATTGGTAGGCAGGGTCTGTCAAGTCACCAACTACCTGGCTGACCAGGAGATTGCACATAACTTATTTGTGACCCGAGGGGCCCCGCCTGGAAACCCACCATCCTCATTGACCTATTCTGGTATCCGGGTCATCCTTTGGGCCCGGAAGTCCAGATTTGGAGTTAAGGAAGGGGAGGCTTTCAATGTGGCACTTTGTGAACTGGCAGGACACCTTCCTGTTAAAACTTCCCAGGATTTCCACAGTTTGACTGAAGCTTCAGCTGTGAATCTCATTCAGCAATCTCTCCTGCCTCCATCCCAGTTTTTACAACTTCAAGAAGCTCTGGTGTCCCTCCTGGAATAG